In the Nicotiana tabacum cultivar K326 chromosome 16, ASM71507v2, whole genome shotgun sequence genome, one interval contains:
- the LOC142170340 gene encoding uncharacterized protein LOC142170340: protein MRSMEQSLESIQGLSGQKSVSYANLCMFPRVYLPLGLKTLKFEKYYGHGDPITHLKRYFNQLRGVGGKEELLMAYFGESLVGIASEWYMDQDISRWHIWDDLARYFVRQFQYNIDIAPDRNSLTNLKKKSSESFREYAVKWHEQASRVKPPMDEIEMVTVFLQAQEADFFQNMMSAMGKLFAEAINIGEMVENRLKTGRILSQSAIRATSQAIQGGSRGVANRKKKEETSMETSSARKSCPPRSFFSERVP, encoded by the coding sequence atgaggagtatggaacaGAGCCTTGAAAGCATACAAGGTTTGAGTGGACAGAAAAGTGTATCTTATGCTAACTTATGTATGTTCCCTCGTGTGTATCTACCATTGGGAttaaaaaccctaaaatttgagAAATACTATGGGCATGGGGATCCCATTACTCATCTCAAGAGATATTTCAACCAGCTGCGAGGAGTCGGTGGAAAGGAGGAACTCCTCATGGCCTACTTTGGAGAAAGTTTGGTTGGCATCGCATCTgaatggtacatggaccaagaTATTTCTCGCTGGCACATCTGGGATGATCTTGCTCGATATTTCGTCAGGCAattccagtacaacattgatattgctccGGATAGGAACTCATTaacaaacttaaagaagaaatcttcggaaagcttccgagagtacGCTGTTAAATGGCATGAGCAGGcctccagggtaaagcctccgatGGATGAGATTGAAATGGTCACAGTTTTCCTCCAAGCTCAAGAAGCTGACTtcttccaaaatatgatgtccgcaatgggtaaacTGTTCGCTGAAGCCATCAATATtggcgaaatggttgaaaataGGTTGAAAACAGGTCGAATTTTGAGCCAATCTGCTATAAgagctacctcccaagccatccaGGGTGGGTCTAGAGGAGTAgcaaatcgaaagaaaaaggaagaaacgtcaATGGAAACTTCGAGCGCAAGGAAATCCTGTCCACCCAGATCCTTTTTCTCTGAAAGAGTCCCATAA